The following proteins are co-located in the Desulfoscipio sp. XC116 genome:
- a CDS encoding hemolysin family protein codes for MEVNWTGLLLIFILILFNAFFAASEIAVLTTRRVIIEQLKNDGNKSAQVLIGLIENPSLFLATIQVGITLAGFLASATAAVGLSTAMARELREIGIPTGISNTLGVLIVTVIISYITLVFGELAPKRLAMQWSEKIALAAARPINLIAKATIPLTRFLTFSTNVVVRLLGGNPQQREKEITEEEIRLYITEHRTLPEEEKRMIEAVFDFGDRIVRQVMVPRTEIFYLDADESIKEALEKACKVCYSAFPVYKSNYENVVGMIGIHNLACEFLVNQNRKVEDIMSSTLLVPETKHTVELLKEFRQKKLGMAAVVDEYGGIAGIVTLEDLVDEIIGDIIEDQSHIIKTSEGQWLVEGDTPIEDIIEALDLKSISPDAEYETIAGFMLEKLGHLPVNGETLSWAGYMFQVREMGNRRIKKVLISSKS; via the coding sequence TTGGAAGTCAATTGGACGGGTTTATTGCTTATATTTATACTCATATTATTTAATGCTTTCTTCGCTGCCAGTGAAATAGCTGTGCTTACCACACGACGGGTAATAATAGAACAACTAAAAAATGACGGAAACAAATCGGCTCAAGTACTTATCGGGTTAATCGAAAACCCCAGCCTTTTTCTGGCAACCATTCAGGTTGGTATAACACTGGCCGGATTTTTGGCCAGCGCAACTGCTGCGGTTGGTTTATCAACAGCTATGGCACGTGAACTTAGGGAAATCGGCATTCCGACAGGTATCTCCAACACTCTGGGGGTATTAATCGTCACGGTAATCATCTCTTACATAACATTGGTTTTCGGGGAACTGGCACCTAAGCGTCTGGCCATGCAGTGGTCCGAAAAAATTGCATTGGCAGCGGCAAGACCTATCAACCTCATCGCCAAAGCAACCATCCCATTAACACGTTTTTTGACTTTTTCCACAAACGTAGTTGTAAGGTTGCTGGGCGGGAATCCCCAGCAACGAGAAAAAGAAATAACGGAAGAAGAAATTCGGCTCTATATTACAGAGCACAGAACCCTCCCGGAAGAAGAAAAGCGTATGATTGAAGCTGTCTTTGATTTTGGCGATCGGATTGTGCGGCAGGTTATGGTACCAAGAACCGAAATTTTTTATTTAGATGCCGATGAAAGCATTAAAGAGGCTCTGGAAAAGGCTTGCAAAGTCTGTTACTCTGCATTCCCGGTATATAAGAGTAATTATGAAAATGTAGTTGGCATGATCGGAATTCACAATCTGGCTTGTGAGTTCTTAGTGAATCAGAACCGCAAGGTGGAAGACATTATGTCATCAACTTTGCTTGTACCTGAGACCAAGCATACAGTGGAATTGTTAAAAGAGTTTCGACAGAAAAAGTTGGGTATGGCTGCCGTTGTAGATGAATATGGCGGCATTGCAGGGATAGTAACTCTCGAAGACCTGGTGGACGAAATAATAGGCGATATTATTGAAGACCAAAGTCACATTATCAAAACTTCGGAGGGTCAGTGGTTAGTGGAAGGTGATACACCAATTGAGGATATCATAGAAGCACTTGACTTAAAAAGCATCTCACCTGATGCTGAATATGAAACAATCGCCGGGTTTATGCTTGAAAAATTGGGACACCTGCCTGTAAACGGCGAAACTTTATCTTGGGCTGGATATATGTTTCAAGTAAGAGAAATGGGCAATAGAAGAATAAAAAAGGTGCTAATCAGCTCCAAATCGTAA
- a CDS encoding APC family permease — protein MFGGLGRRILGSKIETNQLGNERFSVFWGLPILASDAISSVAYAVDEILWALIPAIGMLSYLWVPEIAGVIIFLLLVLTVSYRQIVATYPGGGGAYIVARENLKPIYGLIVGASLSIDYILTVAVSICAGTAAIISAFPLLQTHRVAIAITIITLMVIGNLRGIRESSRWFSLPTYAFMVAILTLIFTGILKGGDNIAGLPNTQVSDIAFGTQAVTIFLLLKAFSSGCAALTGVEAIADAAPNFKEPAAKNAKKAYILLACAVLLTFGGIVHLSTIYHPVPSAEQTVISQIATDVFGRGVMYYIIQSTTAILLAMAANTAFAGFPTLFSVIARDGYAPRQFTLRGHRLNYSNGIIALGLMAILLVVLFHGDTHLLIPLYAVGVFTSFTLAQFGMLFRWFRLKPEGWYIKAIINGVGAVITLVAVIIIGFEKFTAGAWIVFLVIPILVALMLKVKNHYNVIAKQLDIPNEHLSDMSLDAKYEHHFIIPIASLNGSVILALRYARSLTANVVAFHVEPYEGEADKLRQKWSKLKTDVELFVKPSPFREIIGPLVEFIDSEEHASKQGDMITVLLPQFIVSKRWEVLLHNNTSIFIARSLFDKRNVTLAVLPFYLEDLPGSRRRKKSNGSKNGES, from the coding sequence ATGTTTGGCGGATTAGGTCGCCGTATACTGGGTTCAAAGATTGAAACAAATCAACTCGGCAATGAAAGATTTAGTGTTTTTTGGGGCCTGCCAATACTGGCAAGCGATGCCATCTCTTCTGTAGCTTATGCGGTGGATGAGATCCTCTGGGCTTTAATACCGGCAATTGGTATGCTTTCATATTTATGGGTACCTGAAATCGCTGGAGTTATAATTTTTCTTTTATTGGTATTAACCGTCTCCTACCGTCAAATTGTTGCAACATACCCCGGAGGTGGGGGGGCTTATATCGTTGCCAGGGAAAACCTTAAACCTATTTACGGTCTAATTGTGGGGGCTTCCCTATCCATCGATTATATCTTAACTGTGGCTGTTAGTATCTGTGCTGGAACAGCTGCAATTATTTCAGCTTTTCCTTTGCTGCAGACACATCGGGTGGCCATAGCCATAACTATAATTACTCTTATGGTTATTGGCAATCTAAGAGGTATAAGAGAATCATCCAGGTGGTTTAGTCTTCCAACTTATGCTTTTATGGTGGCTATTTTAACACTTATATTCACAGGTATCTTAAAAGGCGGGGATAATATTGCCGGTTTGCCCAACACGCAAGTATCGGATATAGCATTTGGCACACAGGCGGTTACAATCTTTTTGCTTCTTAAGGCATTTTCCTCCGGGTGTGCCGCTTTGACCGGAGTTGAAGCCATCGCTGATGCAGCGCCTAATTTCAAAGAGCCGGCTGCCAAAAATGCTAAAAAAGCTTATATTCTATTAGCATGTGCGGTGCTTCTGACGTTTGGTGGAATTGTCCATCTAAGCACAATTTACCATCCCGTACCGTCTGCCGAGCAAACCGTGATCAGCCAGATTGCCACGGATGTATTTGGCAGGGGGGTGATGTACTACATCATTCAGAGTACCACGGCAATTCTTTTGGCAATGGCCGCCAATACAGCCTTTGCCGGATTTCCAACCCTGTTTTCCGTTATTGCACGCGATGGTTACGCTCCAAGGCAGTTTACCCTGCGGGGACACCGGCTGAATTACTCCAATGGCATCATAGCACTGGGTTTAATGGCCATACTGCTGGTTGTTCTTTTTCATGGTGATACACACTTGCTTATACCATTATACGCGGTAGGTGTGTTCACTTCGTTTACTCTTGCTCAATTTGGCATGCTGTTTCGCTGGTTTCGCTTAAAACCTGAAGGTTGGTATATTAAGGCCATCATTAACGGTGTGGGTGCGGTGATTACCCTGGTAGCGGTAATTATTATTGGCTTTGAGAAATTTACTGCGGGAGCCTGGATAGTATTCTTGGTGATTCCAATACTTGTTGCTTTGATGTTAAAGGTAAAGAACCACTATAATGTTATAGCCAAGCAATTGGACATTCCCAATGAGCACTTGAGCGATATGTCCCTTGACGCCAAATATGAACATCATTTTATAATACCGATCGCCAGTCTTAACGGTTCGGTCATATTGGCCTTAAGGTATGCCAGAAGCCTTACAGCCAATGTCGTTGCCTTCCACGTTGAACCATACGAAGGGGAGGCCGATAAACTGAGACAGAAATGGTCGAAACTCAAAACAGATGTTGAGCTGTTTGTTAAGCCTTCTCCATTTAGAGAGATTATCGGCCCGCTTGTGGAATTTATTGATTCTGAAGAACATGCATCCAAACAGGGAGATATGATAACCGTATTATTGCCCCAGTTTATTGTATCAAAGAGATGGGAAGTATTGCTGCATAACAACACCAGTATTTTTATTGCTAGATCCCTGTTTGATAAAAGGAATGTTACATTGGCGGTTCTGCCTTTTTATCTGGAAGACCTGCCGGGCAGCAGAAGGCGGAAAAAATCCAATGGCAGCAAGAATGGTGAGAGTTAG
- a CDS encoding sugar kinase, translated as MVINQAVLTPRKQTIEIGIIGGPFDRITTILEEFEPGQKDFIVYPQDFSVEPRTVASVEEGEVEVTVPARLHTSVLDMNRFNTTRPGGGGIGFAVGIYFRVRVRATKRPDIVVKGQRTLIVGHFARVFKEILGYTGGLEIELYDHGRRHVGMGSSTGSMCAACVGINEVLGRPFNNRELRRILGFNACEESPLNNACLIRGFETGLGAMTGINGGMVLGTDDMELIYRIALPDTRALIVIPDVPTLEDEFTGKDTAAQSEVELLMRRARYLDNLQCGTKSQIVLLDLLPAMVRGDLKGIGNAIFDLAFLGSKRAECEQHGLSGAPIYRYIGSLRQIGAEVVGMSSVGPTVYALTRNDEVYRRMLKFLAAENVPANRIIETHIDNTGARVLESGKERTYQHEGWLQS; from the coding sequence ATGGTAATTAACCAGGCGGTTTTGACCCCGCGCAAGCAAACTATTGAAATAGGTATTATCGGTGGGCCCTTTGACCGCATTACCACAATATTGGAGGAATTTGAGCCGGGGCAAAAAGATTTTATCGTTTACCCTCAGGATTTTAGCGTGGAACCCCGAACGGTAGCCAGTGTTGAAGAAGGGGAAGTAGAAGTTACCGTTCCGGCCCGCCTGCACACCTCGGTACTGGATATGAACAGGTTCAATACCACCCGTCCCGGCGGAGGCGGCATCGGCTTTGCCGTAGGTATATACTTTAGGGTACGGGTACGGGCCACCAAAAGACCCGACATAGTGGTTAAAGGACAGCGCACGCTTATTGTCGGACACTTTGCCCGGGTTTTCAAGGAGATTCTGGGCTACACCGGCGGCCTGGAAATCGAGCTGTATGACCACGGACGCCGCCATGTGGGTATGGGTTCCTCCACGGGATCCATGTGCGCAGCCTGCGTCGGAATTAACGAAGTGCTGGGACGGCCCTTCAATAATCGGGAACTGCGACGCATTCTGGGCTTTAACGCCTGTGAGGAAAGCCCACTGAATAATGCCTGCCTGATTCGCGGCTTTGAGACCGGCCTGGGGGCAATGACCGGCATCAACGGCGGCATGGTGCTGGGCACCGATGATATGGAGCTGATTTATCGCATCGCCTTACCCGACACCCGGGCATTGATTGTCATCCCCGATGTGCCCACCCTGGAAGATGAATTTACCGGCAAGGACACCGCCGCTCAATCGGAAGTGGAACTGCTTATGCGCCGGGCCAGGTACCTGGACAACCTGCAGTGCGGCACCAAATCGCAAATCGTTTTACTGGACCTGCTGCCCGCTATGGTCAGAGGCGATCTTAAAGGGATAGGCAACGCGATCTTTGACCTGGCTTTTCTGGGCTCCAAACGGGCCGAATGCGAGCAGCACGGGCTGAGCGGCGCGCCCATTTACCGGTACATCGGCAGCCTGAGGCAAATCGGTGCCGAGGTGGTGGGCATGAGCTCAGTAGGACCCACGGTTTATGCGTTAACCCGCAATGATGAGGTTTACCGGCGCATGTTAAAGTTTTTGGCAGCGGAAAATGTACCGGCCAACAGAATTATCGAAACGCATATAGATAACACCGGCGCACGGGTGTTGGAAAGCGGCAAAGAAAGGACTTATCAGCATGAAGGATGGTTGCAAAGTTAA
- a CDS encoding fructose-bisphosphate aldolase, whose amino-acid sequence MDGMQMRLRRIFRGETGRSLVVAVDHGMALGPMTGLLNIKETIDRLDATGLVDTWLLTKGIFKYAFNPRGCPGTLLRISGGATIAGPELTREGLTGTVEEGLALGADGVAVSAFIGSPYEHETLINLAGVAGQCHRWNMPLLGVVGVGKINEDKKQDPRFIALGARVAAEHGVDLVKTYYTERNFDRVVAGCPVPVLIAGGPKCETDLDTLKMVHGAIQGGARGIVMGRNIWQSPHPEALLAAVDGIIHRNLAAQEAFELLAERQNNE is encoded by the coding sequence ATGGACGGCATGCAAATGCGCCTGCGCAGAATATTTCGCGGCGAGACCGGGCGCTCGCTGGTAGTGGCCGTGGATCACGGCATGGCGCTGGGACCCATGACGGGCCTTCTAAACATTAAAGAGACCATTGACCGGTTGGATGCCACGGGATTGGTGGATACCTGGCTGTTAACCAAAGGGATTTTCAAATATGCCTTTAATCCCCGGGGCTGCCCGGGTACCCTGCTGCGCATCAGCGGCGGGGCCACCATTGCGGGACCGGAACTGACCAGGGAGGGGCTCACCGGCACGGTAGAAGAAGGCCTGGCGCTGGGGGCTGACGGAGTAGCCGTGTCGGCTTTTATTGGTTCTCCCTATGAGCATGAAACGCTAATTAACCTGGCCGGGGTAGCCGGGCAGTGCCACCGCTGGAATATGCCCTTGCTGGGTGTGGTGGGAGTAGGCAAAATCAACGAGGACAAAAAGCAAGACCCCCGCTTCATCGCCCTGGGCGCCAGAGTAGCGGCAGAGCACGGCGTCGACCTGGTAAAAACCTATTATACCGAAAGGAATTTTGACCGGGTAGTGGCGGGTTGCCCCGTGCCGGTGCTCATTGCCGGCGGCCCCAAGTGTGAAACCGACCTGGACACTCTGAAAATGGTGCACGGCGCCATCCAGGGCGGGGCCCGGGGCATTGTTATGGGAAGGAATATCTGGCAAAGCCCCCATCCCGAGGCGCTGCTGGCCGCGGTAGACGGTATTATCCACCGGAATCTGGCCGCACAGGAGGCATTCGAACTGCTCGCGGAAAGGCAAAATAACGAATAG
- a CDS encoding spore coat protein: MRLSAHEVHDLHELTMSCVNSITNMACFVNQAQDPQLKALLLKHFPFHVQDYNIKVDLLQKAGISTQHLSVPQMQQINSIQSQPINPQPVTPRVNVQQFNDREIATAYLLTLKRAGREYAWAAMESSNAEIRSFLENAFQMSSHHAFEVWQYMANMGYYPVEPAQQSSLNLYGQTYQQVPYPQNQIGLT, encoded by the coding sequence ATGAGATTATCGGCTCATGAAGTGCACGATCTGCATGAACTAACGATGAGTTGTGTTAATTCCATTACAAACATGGCTTGCTTTGTTAATCAAGCTCAAGATCCGCAGCTTAAAGCCTTACTTCTAAAACATTTTCCTTTCCATGTGCAGGATTACAATATTAAAGTAGACCTGCTGCAGAAGGCGGGAATATCCACTCAACACTTGTCTGTACCACAAATGCAACAGATTAATTCAATCCAAAGCCAACCAATAAACCCACAACCAGTAACCCCCAGGGTAAACGTTCAGCAATTTAATGATAGAGAAATTGCTACCGCTTATTTATTAACACTAAAACGTGCCGGTCGCGAATATGCATGGGCCGCAATGGAATCTTCAAATGCGGAAATCCGCTCATTCCTTGAAAACGCTTTTCAGATGAGCTCCCATCATGCTTTTGAAGTGTGGCAATACATGGCAAACATGGGATACTATCCTGTTGAACCGGCACAGCAGTCAAGTTTAAACCTATACGGACAAACCTATCAACAAGTTCCGTATCCTCAGAATCAAATAGGATTAACTTAA
- a CDS encoding phosphoribosylanthranilate isomerase has product MKDGCKVKICGITNVGDALLAAGEGADYLGVVVEVPYSPRSLTVEGAREIFSRAPRPAVALVYQISTERIQYLVESLHPHALQFLNPAQKIITWCKKEFPRIECWQSLHLPPAGEGSNREFISAQIRAGCAAGADVIVPDTAAVVDGTQRYGGTGRVSDWQIARELKEDCPVPVFLAGGIDPANVGAAIKAVNPDGIDLCSGVEAQPGKKSPDKLKALMQAVREANNERNGQG; this is encoded by the coding sequence ATGAAGGATGGTTGCAAAGTTAAAATATGTGGGATTACCAATGTTGGAGATGCACTGCTGGCCGCCGGAGAAGGGGCGGATTACCTGGGAGTGGTGGTAGAAGTGCCCTACTCTCCCCGCTCTCTCACTGTTGAAGGGGCCCGAGAAATCTTTTCCCGCGCCCCCCGGCCCGCAGTGGCACTGGTGTACCAGATATCCACGGAGCGGATTCAGTATTTGGTGGAGTCATTGCATCCCCATGCCTTGCAATTTCTTAACCCGGCGCAAAAAATTATCACCTGGTGTAAAAAGGAGTTCCCCCGGATTGAATGCTGGCAGTCCCTGCACCTGCCCCCTGCAGGCGAAGGGTCTAACCGGGAATTTATATCGGCGCAGATAAGGGCCGGCTGCGCGGCGGGTGCCGATGTAATTGTCCCGGATACGGCGGCAGTGGTAGACGGTACGCAAAGGTATGGCGGCACGGGCCGGGTAAGCGACTGGCAGATAGCACGGGAACTGAAAGAAGACTGCCCGGTGCCCGTGTTTTTGGCGGGAGGAATCGACCCGGCCAATGTCGGAGCGGCCATTAAAGCAGTGAACCCGGACGGCATTGATCTCTGCTCGGGAGTTGAGGCACAGCCGGGCAAAAAGAGCCCCGATAAACTTAAAGCCTTGATGCAGGCAGTCAGGGAAGCTAATAACGAAAGGAATGGACAAGGATGA
- a CDS encoding hemolysin family protein has translation MDDGLSFSIITALQIILALFLVLLNGIFVSAEFSFVKVRPTRLAQLVEEGNKAAKTAQCCVKNIDAYLSVCQLGITVSSLGLGWLGEPVVAKLLEPLMFLLGITSATAIHSISFVIAFSLVTFIHVVFGELVPKSLAIQRAETVTLWLAMPMRFFYLIFYPGIVVFNGTANHILKLFNVKPASEHEESHSEEELQMLVQESYRGGHLDKEEWRLLQNVFDFEDKVVRDVMVPRPEVVYLDLTKSIEENIDIARRSGHTRFPLCEGDRDNVLGLIHIKDLFRLEAEGGLNNVRRNIMLVPEGMPLGQLLHNFQQQHQHMALVVDEYGGTAGIITMENILEELVGEIQDEFDQEQPQIITEDEKTYLVDGRLLLDEAAQKFNLPVKDEQEYDTLAGYMFGRLGKRPRVGDTVELSGFKLEVAEINRLSIRRIRLRILDDTELINQAV, from the coding sequence ATGGATGACGGATTGTCATTCAGTATTATAACCGCGCTTCAAATAATATTGGCTCTATTTCTAGTACTTTTAAACGGCATCTTTGTGTCCGCCGAATTTTCATTCGTCAAGGTTAGACCTACGCGATTGGCACAACTGGTGGAAGAAGGCAACAAAGCGGCTAAAACCGCCCAGTGCTGTGTTAAAAACATTGACGCCTACCTATCGGTATGTCAGCTCGGCATTACCGTTTCCAGCCTTGGCTTGGGCTGGCTGGGTGAACCGGTAGTAGCCAAACTCCTTGAGCCGCTGATGTTCTTATTGGGCATCACCTCCGCGACTGCTATTCACTCCATTTCCTTTGTCATAGCTTTCTCTTTGGTTACTTTCATACACGTGGTTTTTGGCGAACTCGTGCCTAAATCACTGGCCATCCAGCGGGCTGAGACAGTCACCTTGTGGCTGGCAATGCCTATGCGGTTTTTTTATCTCATCTTTTACCCGGGCATTGTAGTATTCAACGGCACCGCCAACCATATTTTAAAACTTTTTAACGTAAAGCCCGCCAGCGAACATGAGGAAAGTCACAGCGAGGAAGAACTGCAAATGCTGGTGCAGGAAAGTTACCGCGGCGGACACCTGGATAAAGAAGAATGGCGACTGCTGCAAAACGTATTTGATTTTGAAGATAAAGTGGTGCGGGATGTAATGGTGCCCAGACCGGAGGTAGTATACCTGGATTTGACCAAGTCTATTGAAGAAAATATAGACATTGCCAGGAGATCCGGTCATACCCGTTTTCCCCTTTGTGAAGGCGACCGGGATAATGTGTTGGGGTTAATCCATATTAAAGACCTTTTCCGTTTAGAAGCAGAGGGAGGTTTAAATAACGTGCGCCGCAATATTATGCTGGTACCTGAAGGTATGCCGCTGGGGCAACTGTTGCATAACTTCCAACAGCAACATCAACATATGGCTTTGGTTGTAGACGAATATGGAGGAACCGCCGGTATCATCACGATGGAAAACATACTGGAGGAACTGGTGGGAGAAATCCAGGATGAATTTGACCAGGAACAGCCGCAAATTATTACTGAGGATGAAAAAACCTACCTGGTAGACGGTCGGCTGCTATTGGATGAGGCCGCACAAAAATTTAACCTGCCGGTAAAGGATGAGCAGGAATATGATACCCTTGCCGGGTATATGTTCGGCCGTCTGGGCAAGAGACCTCGAGTCGGTGACACCGTGGAGTTGTCTGGGTTTAAGCTCGAAGTTGCGGAGATTAATCGCCTCAGTATTCGCCGCATCAGGCTGCGCATACTGGATGATACGGAATTGATTAATCAAGCAGTATAA
- a CDS encoding L-lactate permease, with amino-acid sequence MALLVFLTLLPIMFIVYLMIRRQLPADVSGAAGWVLTIIIALLFFNTSLEVSLKSSLAGLVSSFPVSVMVLASIFQITFMQATGALQRIVVFIKTLAPNNKAAQIMLLNVGAGTLLVSIGATPVSILPPILLALGYSTFVAVALPAIGFDALCTFALLGAPLVVFGDLTGTPLVESAQVFSKFLPVISTLIGFGMLWIVGRFKLIKEGFIPCILAGVTNGGVAIAMSYIPFLSSGVVLTGVVAGICTILMMLVYLIITGQPIIDRSNLTKEDRSIEREMSLLTALSPWLVLVCILLALNFYKPIFDLLFNSIAMPIAIIPGQIIKTRMLWNAYTWVFISTVLAALFIKPSGKAIKETWSKWITRAPRPTIAAGVFFAIAFVLNNSGVQNTGDVWKVTNPDSNMIAVLAQASANTFGSLYPFVSSFLGLFGGFVSGSEASTIAMFTKYHLLTSEMLHADPLIVIAATAIGGGLASVISPAKLQNAAATIDALGIESQVIKTAFTISILLTTASAIMAMLFV; translated from the coding sequence ATGGCATTATTGGTTTTTTTGACACTGTTGCCAATTATGTTTATTGTGTATTTAATGATCAGAAGACAATTGCCGGCAGATGTCAGCGGTGCGGCAGGTTGGGTATTGACAATCATTATTGCTTTACTTTTTTTTAACACCTCACTTGAGGTTAGCCTCAAGTCCAGTCTGGCCGGTCTCGTTTCTTCCTTTCCTGTTTCCGTCATGGTTCTGGCCTCAATTTTTCAAATAACCTTTATGCAGGCTACCGGTGCTCTGCAAAGAATCGTAGTATTCATTAAAACACTGGCCCCTAATAATAAAGCAGCTCAAATTATGCTGCTCAATGTAGGTGCGGGAACTCTTTTAGTATCTATTGGCGCAACTCCCGTATCCATTTTGCCTCCTATTTTATTGGCTCTGGGTTACTCTACCTTTGTTGCAGTTGCCCTGCCGGCAATTGGCTTTGATGCTTTGTGTACTTTTGCACTGCTCGGTGCCCCACTGGTTGTCTTTGGAGACTTAACCGGTACTCCACTGGTGGAGTCGGCCCAGGTGTTTTCCAAATTCCTGCCGGTTATATCTACCTTAATTGGCTTTGGCATGTTGTGGATTGTAGGCCGGTTCAAACTAATTAAGGAAGGGTTTATACCCTGCATCCTGGCCGGAGTGACCAACGGTGGTGTCGCCATTGCCATGAGTTATATTCCCTTCCTGAGTTCAGGAGTGGTATTAACGGGTGTAGTTGCAGGTATTTGCACAATTTTAATGATGCTTGTCTATTTAATAATCACCGGACAGCCAATTATTGACCGGTCTAATTTAACTAAAGAAGACCGGAGTATAGAAAGGGAGATGTCTTTATTAACCGCGCTTTCTCCCTGGTTGGTTTTAGTTTGCATATTATTAGCGCTCAATTTTTATAAACCAATATTTGATCTGTTATTTAACAGCATAGCCATGCCGATTGCCATCATTCCCGGCCAAATTATTAAAACCAGGATGCTCTGGAACGCATACACCTGGGTATTTATTAGTACCGTCTTAGCGGCTTTATTCATTAAACCTTCCGGCAAAGCCATCAAAGAAACCTGGTCCAAATGGATAACCCGGGCTCCCAGGCCAACTATTGCAGCAGGTGTGTTTTTCGCCATAGCCTTTGTATTAAACAACTCTGGTGTGCAGAACACGGGTGATGTTTGGAAGGTTACTAACCCCGATTCAAATATGATTGCTGTTTTAGCCCAGGCGTCGGCAAACACCTTCGGCTCCCTGTATCCGTTTGTCAGCAGTTTTCTGGGGCTGTTTGGGGGCTTTGTAAGCGGCAGTGAGGCATCAACTATTGCCATGTTCACCAAATACCATTTATTAACTTCAGAAATGCTCCATGCCGACCCCCTGATAGTAATCGCGGCAACCGCCATAGGTGGAGGATTGGCCAGTGTAATATCACCGGCCAAATTGCAGAACGCTGCTGCTACCATTGATGCGCTGGGTATAGAAAGCCAAGTTATTAAAACGGCATTTACAATCTCTATACTGTTAACAACCGCTTCCGCTATAATGGCGATGCTGTTTGTATAA
- a CDS encoding zinc-dependent dehydrogenase, with the protein MKAAVVHGMNDIRIEDVPRPRPAPGEVIIKVRAAGICATDVKMLLGQGLPKNLPTILGHEVAGEIYEIGRGVSELIPGQRVAAYPIAVCGDCFYCRRGRHNLCESEFGLGHGADGAFAEFVRIPGQIVAIGGVSELKPQISFEQAALAEPLSCCLAAARTADIAAGDVAVVIGAGPMGLFHLKAAQWAGAQVIMADVLEERLNTARRMGANYCINTNNSDLVSRVGEITGGRGADLVIAALGIPAIMEKYLPAVRKGGIFNIFGGPPAGQPLTIDPRWLHYGEITLTGTFASTPADFHLALELITSGAIEVEDMISHRFSLYNLLDAVDQVKQQKMIKGVVLFS; encoded by the coding sequence ATGAAAGCAGCCGTAGTACATGGTATGAACGATATACGCATTGAAGATGTGCCCCGTCCCCGGCCCGCTCCCGGGGAAGTGATCATCAAAGTGCGGGCTGCGGGGATTTGCGCCACTGATGTTAAAATGCTGCTGGGCCAGGGATTGCCCAAGAACTTGCCCACCATTTTGGGCCACGAGGTTGCGGGAGAAATATACGAAATAGGCCGCGGTGTGTCGGAACTTATCCCGGGGCAACGGGTGGCCGCTTACCCCATTGCAGTATGCGGCGATTGTTTTTACTGCCGCCGGGGAAGGCATAACCTTTGTGAAAGTGAATTCGGGCTGGGGCACGGCGCTGACGGCGCCTTTGCCGAGTTTGTGCGCATCCCGGGTCAAATAGTGGCCATTGGTGGAGTCAGTGAGCTGAAGCCGCAGATCTCCTTCGAACAGGCGGCCCTAGCCGAGCCCCTTTCCTGCTGCCTGGCCGCGGCCAGAACGGCGGATATAGCCGCGGGGGACGTGGCAGTTGTAATCGGCGCCGGCCCAATGGGACTGTTTCACCTGAAAGCGGCGCAATGGGCAGGTGCGCAGGTGATTATGGCCGATGTACTGGAAGAGCGGTTGAACACAGCCCGCCGCATGGGGGCGAACTATTGCATCAATACCAACAATAGTGATTTAGTGTCCCGGGTTGGGGAAATTACCGGCGGACGGGGTGCCGATCTGGTAATTGCCGCATTGGGTATCCCTGCGATAATGGAAAAGTATTTACCTGCCGTGCGCAAGGGCGGCATATTCAATATATTCGGCGGGCCGCCGGCGGGGCAGCCGCTTACCATAGACCCTCGCTGGCTGCACTACGGGGAAATTACCCTTACCGGCACCTTCGCCTCAACTCCGGCAGACTTTCATCTCGCTCTGGAGCTGATTACCAGCGGAGCTATTGAAGTTGAGGACATGATTTCCCACCGCTTCAGCCTGTATAATCTTTTGGACGCGGTGGATCAAGTAAAGCAGCAAAAAATGATTAAAGGCGTTGTGCTGTTCAGCTAG